The Amaranthus tricolor cultivar Red isolate AtriRed21 chromosome 6, ASM2621246v1, whole genome shotgun sequence genome has a segment encoding these proteins:
- the LOC130816005 gene encoding leucine-rich repeat receptor-like serine/threonine-protein kinase BAM3: protein MFTSLPYLVSLTVLFFISLCFFSSTSPVLASDFEALLTLKQGFDNPNPSLTNWDSSNSSSVCFWTGIKCLHGRVISLDLTDFNLEGSVSPVFSTLDSLIHLSLAGNNFSGRVEIRNSNSLQFLNLSNNQFSGGLETWNFSSLPNLEVFDVYNNNFTSPLPLRITNLKKLRHLDLGGNFFFGEIPQIYGDLTSLEYLFLGGNDLNGRIPKELGNLTSLKELYLGQYNVYEGGIPKEFGKLINLAHLDLSSCGLSGPIPKEMGNMELLDTLYLHMNHLSGDIPKELGNLTNLVYFDVSINALSGEIPNEFVNLKSLKLFNLFMNKLHGSIPDYVADDLPYLETLELWKNNFTGEIPRKLGQNGKLKVLDLSSNKVTGTIPSNLCDSNQLSVLILMNNFLFGTIPQSLGSCVSLTRVRLGQNYLNGSVPNGFIYLPNLNLLELQSNYLSGTLPENVDPLLNPAKLDQLNLSNNLLSGPLPESISNFSSVQFIYFSGNQFSGPIPKCIGQLKQVIKIDFSKNNLSGLIPSEIGSCSHLTYLDLSQNNLSGSIPPEISSVKIMSYLNLSRNHLNGTIPMSLGSMKSLTDVDFSFNDLSGKLPESGQFTIFNASSFSGNPLLCGSVLDNQCNLSLTLSSNRKSNSSEFKLVIALALLVCSLIFAVAAVIKAKSFKKNSDSWKLTTFQKVGFNVLDILECMKEGNVIGRGGAGIVYHGKMSCGSEIAVKKLLGFGPSRHDHGFKAEIETLGQIRHRNIVRLLAFCSNKHTNLLVYDYMRNGSLGEALHGKKLGGFLGWNMRYKIAIESAKGLCYLHHDCSPLIVHRDVKSNNILLNSNFEAHVADFGLAKFLVDGGASECMSAIAGSYGYIAPEYAYTLRVDEKSDVYSFGVVLLELLTGRRPVGDFGEGVDIVQWCKVQTNCRKENVVVVLDSRLSAVPQDEAMHLFFVAMLCTQENSIERPTMREVVQMLSEYPYHSMGYQPNPSSSLLINNNNNNNNNNNNNNNINIKQQSNDAKKG, encoded by the exons ATGTTCACTTCTTTACCATATTTAGTAAGTTTAACAGTCCTTTTCTTCATTTCCCTCTGTTTTTTCTCATCCACTTCCCCTGTTTTAGCCTCTGATTTTGAAGCTTTACTTACTCTTAAACAAGGATTTGACAACCCAAATCCTTCATTAACAAACTGGGATTCTTCAAATTCAAGCTCAGTTTGCTTTTGGACAGGAATTAAATGCCTCCATGGAAGAGTAATCTCACTTGACTTAACAGATTTCAACCTTGAAGGCTCTGTTTCCCCTGTTTTTTCAACCCTAGATAGCCTCATTCATCTCTCTTTAGCAGGAAACAACTTTTCGGGTCGGGTTGAAATCCGAAACTCGAACAGTCTTCAGTTCCTAAACCTCTCAAACAACCAATTTAGTGGTGGGTTAGAAACATGGAATTTCTCAAGTTTACCAAATTTAgaagtttttgatgtttatAATAACAATTTCACTTCACCTCTTCCACTTCGgattacaaatttaaaaaagttGAGGCATTTAGATTTGGGTGGGAATTTTTTCTTTGGTGAAATCCCACAAATTTATGGTGATTTAACCTCTTTAGAATACTTGTTTCTTGGAGGAAATGATCTTAATGGAAGAATCCCAAAAGAGTTGGGTAACTTAACAAGTTTAAAGGAGCTTTATTTAGGGCAATACAATGTGTATGAAGGTGGCATTCCCAAAGAGTTTGGAAAGTTGATTAATCTTGCCCATTTGGATCTTTCAAGTTGTGGGTTATCCGGCCCAATACCCAAAGAAATGGGGAATATGGAGCTACTTGATACTCTTTACTTGCATATGAATCATCTTTCAGGTGATATACCAAAAGAATTGGGCAACCTTACAAATTTGGTATACTTTGATGTTTCTATAAATGCACTTAGTGGAGAGATTCCTAATGAGTTTGTTAATCTTAAAAGCTTGAAACTGTTTAATCTTTTCATGAACAAGCTTCATGGGTCAATTCCTGATTATGTTGCTGATGATTTGCCTTATTTGGAGACTCTTGAGCTATGGAAGAACAATTTTACTGGTGAAATACCgcgaaaattagggcaaaatgGCAAGCTTAAGGTCTTGGATTTGTCTTCTAATAAGGTTACTGGTACTATCCCTTCAAACTTGTGTGATTCAAACCAACTTAGTGTCTTAATTTTGATGAATAATTTCTTGTTTGGAACTATCCCACAAAGTTTAGGGTCTTGTGTTAGTCTTACTAGGGTTAGATTAGGCCAAAATTACCTTAATGGGAGTGTCCCAAATGGATTTATTTACTTGCCTAATCTTAACTTATTAGAGCTTCAAAGTAACTATCTTTCTGGTACTTTGCCTGAAAATGTTGATCCTTTGTTAAATCCAGCTAAGTTAGACCAACTTAACCTCTCTAATAACCTTTTATCCGGTCCTTTGCCGGaatcaatttcaaatttcagTTCAGTTCAGTTCATTTACTTTAGCGGGAACCAATTTTCGGGCCCGATTCCAAAGTGTATAGGGCAACTTAAACAAGTGATTAAGATTGATTTTAGCAAGAATAACCTTTCAGGTTTAATCCCTAGTGAAATTGGAAGTTGTTCTCATCTTACATACCTTGATCTTAGCCAAAACAATCTCAGTGGGTCCATTCCTCCTGAGATTTCTAGTGTTAAAATCATGAGTTATTTGAATTTGTCTAGGAACCATTTAAATGGTACAATACCCATGTCACTAGGGTCTATGAAAAGTCTCACAGATGTTGATTTTTCATTCAATGATCTTTCGGGTAAATTGCCCGAGTCCGGGCAGTTTACGATTTTCAATGCCTCTTCCTTTTCGGGCAACCCATTACTTTGTGGATCGGTCTTGGATAACCAATGTAACTTGTCCCTAACCCTGAGTTCAAACCGAAAATCTAATTCTAGTGAGTTTAAACTTGTGATTGCACTTGCCCTTTTGGTTTGCTCCCTAATTTTCGCTGTGGCCGCGGTTATAAAGGCGAAATCCTTCAAAAAAAATTCGGATTCATGGAAATTAACCACATTTCAAAAGGTGGGTTTTAATGTGTTGGATATACTCGAATGCATGAAAGAAGGCAATGTGATTGGAAGAGGAGGTGCGGGAATCGTTTATCATGGTAAAATGTCTTGTGGGTCTGAAATTGCAGTAAAAAAACTATTAGGTTTCGGACCTAGTAGACATGACCATGGTTTCAAAGCCGAGATTGAAACTCTCGGACAAATAAGACATCGTAACATAGTGAGGTTACTCGCATTTTGCTCGAACAAGCACACGAATCTTTTGGTGTACGATTACATGCGCAATGGTAGCCTAGGTGAAGCACTTCATGGTAAAAAACTAGGAGGTTTCCTAGGATGGAATATGAGGTACAAAATTGCAATTGAATCTGCTAAAGGACTTTGTTACCTTCACCATGATTGTTCCCCTTTGATTGTTCACCGTGATGTCAAATCCAACAACATTCTCCTTAACTCCAATTTCGAAGCACACGTGGCAGATTTCGGGCTAGCCAAATTCTTAGTCGACGGTGGCGCGTCAGAGTGCATGTCAGCCATTGCTGGATCATATGGTTATATTGCTCCAG AATACGCGTACACATTAAGAGTGGACGAAAAAAGTGATGTATACAGTTTTGGAGTAGTTCTACTCGAACTCTTAACCGGACGTCGACCAGTGGGGGATTTCGGAGAAGGGGTAGACATAGTCCAATGGTGCAAAGTCCAAACAAATTGCCGCAAAGAAAATGTGGTTGTTGTACTTGATTCTCGACTAAGTGCAGTACCTCAAGATGAAGCCATGCACTTGTTCTTTGTTGCAATGTTATGCACACAAGAGAATAGCATTGAACGTCCAACCATGAGAGAAGTTGTTCAAATGTTATCAGAATATCCTTATCATTCTATGGGATATCAACCTAATCCATCATCTTCATTactaattaacaataataataataataataataataataataataataataatattaatattaagcaGCAATCTAACGATGCCAAAAAAGGATAA